A genomic region of Sulfobacillus acidophilus DSM 10332 contains the following coding sequences:
- a CDS encoding Unspecific monooxygenase (PFAM: Cytochrome P450~COGs: COG2124 Cytochrome P450~InterPro IPR001128~KEGG: mdi:METDI0881 monooxygenase, cytochrome P450~PFAM: Cytochrome P450~PRIAM: Unspecific monooxygenase~SPTR: Putative monooxygenase, Cytochrome P450): MKNEERQPVPGPSAGGWRHLVWFHRQPLYWLKSLADQYGPLTAFRLGPWPFLLASGPKTVGTILRRHGKEFVKRPGLKTDNPLIGAGLLTTEGSYWAEERRREAPLFTPTNVKRLLTADVMPWSVKWADALPTDRPVELHSLFLRGTLDLVIRTLFADSGPQPLAAYQEDLAWIMHHFYHRLRSPFRPPYHWPWPFNRRYHEHARRLETFFDHWHPEPKLYETLGTRFNPNDPGDRAKAVTLLLAGQETTANALTWTLWLLATHPHWQQRLWEQPEELDGVLQESLRLYPPVWLISRETTRSVTFEGYDLPPHTKILISPWVSHRNPDVFPDPAAFQPQRWQSAAPPLDGYFPFGGGPRRCIGQAFAVGEMRAVIQAILARYRIEPAGPEPTVFPAMTLEPGTPVYVQLKSR, from the coding sequence GTGAAGAACGAAGAGCGGCAACCGGTGCCGGGCCCTTCCGCTGGAGGATGGCGCCATCTCGTGTGGTTTCATCGTCAGCCGTTATATTGGTTAAAATCGCTGGCTGACCAGTACGGTCCCCTAACGGCCTTTCGGTTGGGTCCATGGCCCTTTTTGTTGGCCTCAGGGCCAAAGACGGTGGGAACGATTTTACGGCGGCACGGTAAGGAGTTTGTCAAAAGGCCGGGTCTCAAAACGGATAACCCGCTGATTGGGGCAGGTCTTTTGACCACGGAAGGATCGTATTGGGCGGAAGAACGACGGCGAGAGGCCCCGCTTTTTACCCCGACCAACGTGAAGCGTCTACTGACCGCCGACGTGATGCCGTGGAGTGTAAAATGGGCCGATGCCCTACCGACGGACCGTCCGGTCGAGCTTCATAGCCTCTTTTTACGTGGAACCTTAGACTTGGTGATTCGGACCCTGTTTGCCGATAGCGGACCCCAACCGCTGGCGGCGTATCAGGAAGACCTGGCCTGGATTATGCACCACTTCTATCACCGCCTAAGAAGCCCGTTTCGGCCCCCCTACCATTGGCCGTGGCCTTTCAACCGACGCTACCACGAGCACGCCCGTCGGCTTGAAACTTTTTTCGATCACTGGCATCCGGAACCTAAGCTCTATGAGACACTCGGTACACGATTTAATCCGAACGACCCCGGCGACCGGGCCAAAGCCGTCACGCTACTGCTGGCCGGTCAGGAAACCACCGCCAACGCGTTGACTTGGACTCTCTGGCTTCTCGCCACTCACCCCCATTGGCAGCAGCGACTTTGGGAGCAACCGGAGGAGCTGGATGGGGTATTACAGGAATCCCTACGGCTTTATCCTCCGGTTTGGCTAATCAGCCGGGAAACTACGCGGTCAGTCACGTTCGAAGGGTATGACCTTCCCCCTCACACCAAAATTCTGATTTCGCCTTGGGTGTCTCATCGAAACCCGGACGTGTTTCCGGACCCGGCCGCATTTCAACCCCAACGCTGGCAAAGCGCCGCTCCTCCCCTCGATGGCTATTTTCCATTTGGCGGTGGCCCCCGACGGTGTATCGGTCAGGCATTTGCCGTAGGTGAAATGCGTGCCGTCATACAAGCGATTTTAGCGCGCTATCGGATTGAGCCGGCCGGTCCCGAGCCCACGGTTTTTCCGGCGATGACACTGGAACCCGGCACCCCGGTTTACGTCCAGTTAAAAAGCCGCTAA
- a CDS encoding branched chain amino acid aminotransferase apoenzyme (PFAM: Aminotransferase class IV~TIGRFAM: branched-chain amino acid aminotransferase, group I; D-amino acid aminotransferase~COGs: COG0115 Branched-chain amino acid aminotransferase/4-amino-4-deoxychorismate lyase~InterPro IPR005785:IPR001544~KEGG: tmr:Tmar_2150 branched chain amino acid aminotransferase apoenzyme~PFAM: Aminotransferase, class IV~PRIAM: D-amino-acid transaminase~SPTR: Branched-chain amino acid aminotransferase;~TIGRFAM: Branched-chain amino acid aminotransferase I), which yields MSERIVFFNGNWVLASQVRISPFDHGFLYGDGVFEGIRAYAGRVFKLEDHMARLYASAKTLMLTIPYTPEELSQKVLESVRINQLQDAYIRLVVSRGAGDLGLDPRSCPEPTVLILADQIQLYPETFYQNGLALASVSIRRPSGDVLNPAVKSLNYLNNILAKIEANLRGVPEVVLMNAQGYVVEGTGDNIFIVRENRVITPPSSAGILNGITRKVIMELALAEGYRVAEENFTLHDLYNADECFLTGTAAEVIPAVTCDGRPIGNGQVGPVTRRLMAVFQEFARSTGTPVEQGTSVA from the coding sequence ATGAGTGAGCGAATCGTCTTTTTTAACGGAAATTGGGTGTTAGCCAGTCAAGTCAGAATCTCGCCTTTCGACCATGGCTTTTTATATGGCGATGGGGTATTTGAAGGGATTCGTGCTTATGCTGGGCGGGTGTTCAAACTCGAGGACCACATGGCGCGTCTCTATGCGTCCGCCAAAACGTTGATGCTAACGATCCCGTACACTCCCGAGGAGCTGTCCCAGAAAGTGTTGGAATCGGTGCGTATCAACCAGCTACAAGATGCTTATATTCGATTGGTGGTGTCCCGCGGAGCCGGAGATTTAGGGCTCGACCCGCGGAGCTGTCCGGAACCGACCGTGCTGATTTTGGCGGACCAAATTCAGTTATATCCCGAGACGTTCTATCAGAATGGTTTGGCACTTGCGTCCGTGTCCATTCGGCGGCCGTCCGGGGATGTGTTGAACCCGGCCGTGAAGTCCCTGAACTACTTGAATAATATTTTGGCCAAAATCGAGGCAAACTTGCGAGGCGTGCCGGAAGTGGTCCTCATGAATGCTCAAGGATATGTTGTCGAGGGAACCGGCGACAACATTTTTATTGTCCGGGAAAATCGGGTCATTACGCCGCCGTCTTCAGCCGGTATTTTAAACGGGATTACCCGGAAGGTAATTATGGAGTTGGCGCTCGCCGAGGGCTATCGGGTCGCGGAAGAAAACTTTACATTACACGATCTATATAACGCAGATGAATGTTTCTTAACCGGAACCGCCGCGGAAGTAATTCCCGCCGTGACGTGTGACGGGCGACCCATCGGTAATGGGCAAGTGGGTCCGGTGACCCGCCGCCTCATGGCCGTGTTTCAGGAGTTCGCCCGGTCGACGGGTACTCCGGTGGAACAAGGAACCTCGGTGGCGTAA
- a CDS encoding heat shock protein Hsp20 (PFAM: Hsp20/alpha crystallin family~COGs: COG0071 Molecular chaperone (small heat shock protein)~InterPro IPR002068~KEGG: amr:AM1_D0147 heat shock protein HSP20, putative~PFAM: Heat shock protein Hsp20~SPTR: Heat shock protein Hsp20, putative) has product MALLRWDPTDMDRWRDDMLRMWGRMREDWNFDNTRPRTHLHEIDNGYLVEFELPGVDPSQVEIDIDDQSVSVRGEFPAHPIESDQRAGETFHAVVSFPSEINPDTAQADYRHGLLAITAYKARGRRRRLELPATQPS; this is encoded by the coding sequence GTGGCACTACTACGTTGGGACCCAACCGATATGGACCGCTGGCGTGACGACATGCTCCGGATGTGGGGCCGTATGCGTGAAGACTGGAACTTCGACAACACGCGCCCCCGTACCCATTTGCACGAAATTGATAATGGGTATTTGGTCGAGTTTGAGCTGCCCGGTGTGGACCCGAGCCAAGTAGAAATCGACATTGACGACCAATCCGTCAGTGTCCGTGGCGAATTTCCTGCCCATCCGATTGAATCGGACCAGCGGGCTGGTGAAACGTTTCATGCCGTCGTCAGTTTTCCGTCCGAAATCAACCCCGATACCGCTCAAGCGGATTATCGTCACGGACTGTTGGCGATTACCGCCTATAAGGCCCGCGGCCGACGACGGCGGCTGGAATTGCCCGCCACTCAGCCCTCCTAA
- a CDS encoding acetolactate synthase, large subunit (PFAM: Thiamine pyrophosphate enzyme, central domain; Thiamine pyrophosphate enzyme, N-terminal TPP binding domain; Thiamine pyrophosphate enzyme, C-terminal TPP binding domain~TIGRFAM: acetolactate synthase, large subunit, biosynthetic type~COGs: COG0028 Thiamine pyrophosphate-requiring protein~InterPro IPR012846:IPR012001:IPR012000:IPR011766~KEGG: mgm:Mmc1_0898 acetolactate synthase, large subunit~PFAM: Thiamine pyrophosphate enzyme, N-terminal TPP binding region; Thiamine pyrophosphate enzyme, central region; Thiamine pyrophosphate enzyme, C-terminal TPP-binding~PRIAM: Acetolactate synthase~SPTR: Acetolactate synthase, large subunit;~TIGRFAM: Acetolactate synthase, large subunit, biosynthetic), whose amino-acid sequence MTGAERVWQVLCEFGADTVFGVPGGAVLPLVDAMVQHRDHLDFVVTRHESAAIHAADGYARVKGRPGIALVTSGPGGTNGITGLMTAMTDSVPLVVLVGQVPTTLIGSDAFQETDLFTMALSIVKHSYRIERVDDVYRIVSEAYHLAGAGRPGPVMIELPKDVQLALEEQPVLPEPVPSRPPFRPNPLSVARFRAYLNRARRPVFYVGGGVTASDTAVWVRRLAERYHAPVTTTLMGLGAFPASNPLYLGMLGMHGTWAANHAMQEADLIIALGARFDDRVTGQVASFAPKAKIVHVEVDTAEIRKIVHPDVTFHGDLRDVFPYLDRWIPKARHEEWMQTITRWKTEHPVRVPGAPPGRLSSPQALLKLMEFLDADDVVVTDVGQHQMWAALFIGREKPRRFITSGGAGTMGYGLPAAMGARLAHPAGKVVLVAGDGSLQMNLQELATLAQYQLPVWIVLLNNGGHGMVRQWQDLFHGHRRHGVHLLNPDFVQLAQAFGISGFSVGNDADLVGALTEMSTLDGPALLEVFINENEMVYPMVPAGKPLSEVLEG is encoded by the coding sequence ATGACCGGAGCGGAGCGAGTCTGGCAGGTCCTATGCGAATTTGGGGCAGACACGGTATTTGGGGTGCCTGGAGGCGCGGTATTGCCCCTGGTTGATGCCATGGTCCAACACCGCGACCACCTCGATTTTGTGGTCACGCGCCATGAATCGGCGGCGATTCACGCGGCGGACGGGTATGCCCGAGTCAAAGGACGGCCAGGCATCGCACTGGTCACCTCGGGACCCGGGGGCACCAACGGTATTACCGGGCTCATGACGGCTATGACGGATTCGGTCCCGCTGGTGGTTTTGGTGGGGCAGGTGCCGACGACTTTAATCGGATCCGATGCCTTTCAGGAAACGGACCTGTTTACCATGGCTTTGTCGATCGTCAAGCACAGTTACCGGATCGAACGGGTTGATGATGTCTACCGCATTGTGAGCGAGGCTTATCATTTAGCCGGTGCCGGCCGTCCCGGTCCGGTGATGATTGAACTACCGAAAGATGTGCAGTTGGCTTTAGAAGAACAGCCGGTGTTGCCGGAACCGGTGCCTTCGCGGCCGCCGTTTCGGCCTAATCCGTTGTCGGTGGCGCGCTTTCGAGCCTATTTGAACCGGGCTCGACGGCCGGTATTTTACGTCGGCGGCGGGGTCACGGCGAGCGATACGGCCGTGTGGGTCCGTCGGCTGGCTGAACGGTATCATGCACCGGTGACGACAACCCTCATGGGGCTGGGGGCGTTTCCCGCGTCCAATCCGCTTTATTTAGGTATGCTGGGGATGCACGGAACCTGGGCCGCTAACCATGCCATGCAGGAAGCGGATCTCATTATTGCGTTGGGGGCGCGGTTCGACGATCGGGTCACCGGGCAGGTAGCTAGTTTTGCGCCGAAAGCGAAAATTGTCCATGTGGAAGTGGATACGGCCGAAATCCGGAAAATTGTGCATCCCGACGTGACGTTTCACGGAGACCTGCGGGACGTTTTCCCTTATCTCGACCGGTGGATTCCTAAAGCACGTCATGAGGAATGGATGCAAACGATTACCCGTTGGAAAACCGAGCATCCCGTGCGGGTTCCGGGAGCGCCGCCAGGCCGCCTATCTTCACCCCAAGCATTGTTGAAGCTGATGGAGTTTTTGGATGCGGACGACGTGGTGGTCACCGATGTGGGCCAGCATCAGATGTGGGCCGCATTATTTATCGGCCGTGAAAAGCCGCGCCGATTCATTACCTCCGGAGGAGCCGGCACCATGGGCTATGGGTTGCCGGCAGCGATGGGAGCGCGCTTGGCCCATCCCGCCGGGAAAGTGGTCCTGGTGGCGGGTGACGGCAGCTTGCAAATGAATTTGCAGGAGCTCGCGACGCTGGCGCAATATCAGTTGCCGGTGTGGATTGTGCTCCTGAATAACGGGGGGCACGGAATGGTGCGCCAGTGGCAAGATCTCTTTCATGGTCACCGGCGGCATGGCGTCCATCTTTTGAATCCGGATTTTGTGCAATTGGCGCAAGCCTTCGGCATCTCGGGATTTTCGGTCGGTAACGACGCCGACTTGGTCGGAGCCTTGACCGAAATGAGCACGCTGGACGGACCGGCCCTCTTGGAAGTGTTTATCAACGAGAATGAGATGGTCTACCCTATGGTTCCCGCCGGAAAACCCCTCTCGGAGGTCTTAGAGGGTTGA
- a CDS encoding 2-isopropylmalate synthase (PFAM: HMGL-like~COGs: COG0119 Isopropylmalate/homocitrate/citramalate synthase~InterPro IPR000891~KEGG: dae:Dtox_0595 2-isopropylmalate synthase~PFAM: Pyruvate carboxyltransferase~PRIAM: 2-isopropylmalate synthase~SPTR: 2-isopropylmalate synthase) codes for MNDAGPVYIFDTTLRDGEQSPGVALTVVEKLAIAQQLAILGVDVVEAGFPAASAGDFEAVETIAREVEGPAIAALARCQAQDIMKAAKALESAKKPRIHVFIATSDVHMRAKLQMTPEQVLEAVTESVSLARQYTDDVEFSAEDATRSDPDFLVKVANAAISAGARTINLPDTVGYAMPQEYGALIRYVRERCPESVVFSVHCHDDLGMAVANSLAGVEAGARQVEVAVNGIGERAGNAALEEVVMALTARKDYYGREHHVRLPFIYQTSQLVSQYTGMVVQPNKAIVGQNAFRHESGIHQDGMLKDPRTYEIINPELIGQGSRLVLGKHSGRHALRDRLDRMGLSYTADQLHRLQLRVKALAESKIAVDDEQLKALWSNEVHGRSESVG; via the coding sequence ATGAACGATGCCGGTCCCGTATATATTTTCGACACCACCTTACGTGACGGGGAGCAATCACCCGGGGTCGCCCTGACGGTGGTCGAAAAATTGGCGATTGCCCAGCAGCTGGCGATTTTGGGAGTCGATGTCGTGGAAGCCGGTTTTCCCGCCGCTTCGGCAGGGGATTTTGAAGCGGTGGAAACGATTGCTCGCGAAGTCGAAGGCCCGGCCATTGCCGCGCTGGCCCGCTGTCAGGCACAAGACATCATGAAAGCCGCCAAGGCTTTGGAGTCGGCCAAGAAGCCACGAATTCACGTGTTCATCGCCACTTCCGACGTGCATATGCGGGCCAAACTGCAGATGACACCGGAACAGGTGTTGGAGGCGGTGACGGAATCGGTTAGCCTGGCTCGTCAATATACCGATGACGTGGAATTTTCCGCCGAGGACGCCACGCGTTCGGACCCCGACTTTTTGGTGAAGGTGGCTAACGCAGCCATTTCGGCGGGAGCACGGACGATCAATTTGCCCGACACGGTCGGCTACGCCATGCCGCAAGAATACGGCGCATTGATTCGGTACGTGCGGGAGCGATGCCCGGAATCGGTCGTCTTTTCGGTGCATTGTCATGATGACTTGGGTATGGCGGTAGCCAATTCGCTGGCCGGTGTGGAGGCGGGCGCCCGTCAGGTCGAGGTGGCGGTTAACGGGATTGGCGAACGGGCCGGCAATGCGGCATTGGAAGAAGTGGTCATGGCGCTGACCGCACGGAAAGATTATTACGGACGGGAGCATCATGTGCGGTTGCCGTTTATCTACCAAACCAGTCAGTTGGTCAGCCAGTACACCGGGATGGTCGTACAACCGAACAAGGCGATTGTCGGGCAGAACGCCTTCCGGCACGAATCCGGCATTCATCAAGACGGGATGCTGAAAGATCCGCGGACGTACGAGATTATCAACCCCGAGCTGATTGGGCAGGGCAGCCGACTCGTGTTAGGGAAGCATTCCGGGCGGCATGCGCTGCGGGATCGGCTGGATCGCATGGGCCTCAGTTACACGGCCGACCAATTACATCGGTTGCAACTGCGCGTCAAGGCGTTGGCCGAAAGCAAAATTGCGGTGGATGACGAGCAACTGAAAGCTCTCTGGTCCAATGAGGTGCACGGCCGTAGCGAAAGTGTGGGCTAA
- a CDS encoding 3-isopropylmalate dehydrogenase (PFAM: Isocitrate/isopropylmalate dehydrogenase~TIGRFAM: 3-isopropylmalate dehydrogenase~COGs: COG0473 Isocitrate/isopropylmalate dehydrogenase~InterPro IPR004429:IPR001804~KEGG: aae:aq_244 3-isopropylmalate dehydrogenase~PFAM: Isocitrate/isopropylmalate dehydrogenase~PRIAM: 3-isopropylmalate dehydrogenase~SPTR: 3-isopropylmalate dehydrogenase;~TIGRFAM: Isopropylmalate dehydrogenase) yields the protein MARTLVILKGDGIGPEVVDAALKVLDWAAQKGGYAVERQEALIGGAAIDRTGDPFPSETRALVDRADTVFLGAVGGPQWDRHPKNPESGLLALRARMGLWANLRPFEVFEGMESFSPLARPHLRGMIIRELLGGLYFGQPRGRSVVNGEPEAMETSRYARHEIERVVRLGFQVAQRQGVPLVSVDKANVLETSKLWRQTVEEVRQDFPDVPVIHRYVDAAAMEFVKKPELYQVVVTENLFGDILSDLAGGLVGSLGLLGSATVNGLQGSRGLYEPVHGSAPDIQGQGIANPIGAILSVALMMEWSWGDREPAQWIRQAIRDTLKEGYRTPDLGGHDTTESFTGRVLQQMEQIHRKEAMSS from the coding sequence ATGGCACGGACACTGGTCATTTTGAAAGGCGACGGGATAGGACCTGAAGTGGTGGATGCGGCGCTCAAGGTGTTGGATTGGGCGGCTCAAAAAGGCGGCTATGCGGTCGAACGTCAAGAAGCCCTGATTGGCGGGGCGGCCATTGACAGAACCGGTGATCCGTTCCCGAGCGAGACACGGGCCTTGGTCGATCGCGCCGACACGGTATTTTTAGGGGCGGTCGGAGGGCCTCAGTGGGACCGTCATCCGAAAAACCCGGAGTCCGGTTTGTTGGCGCTACGGGCTCGAATGGGGCTTTGGGCCAACTTGCGTCCCTTCGAAGTGTTTGAGGGGATGGAATCGTTCTCCCCGTTAGCGCGGCCACACTTACGCGGCATGATCATTCGGGAGTTGTTGGGGGGGCTTTATTTTGGCCAACCGCGGGGACGATCGGTCGTGAATGGGGAACCTGAAGCCATGGAAACCTCGCGCTACGCTCGGCACGAAATCGAACGGGTGGTTCGGTTGGGCTTTCAAGTCGCTCAGCGCCAAGGGGTGCCCCTGGTATCGGTCGATAAGGCCAACGTGCTGGAGACTTCCAAGCTCTGGCGGCAAACCGTGGAGGAGGTTCGGCAAGACTTTCCCGATGTTCCGGTGATTCATCGGTATGTTGATGCCGCGGCGATGGAATTTGTCAAAAAACCCGAGCTTTATCAAGTGGTGGTTACGGAGAACCTCTTTGGCGATATTCTAAGTGATTTGGCCGGTGGGCTGGTTGGTAGTCTAGGACTCTTGGGATCGGCGACCGTCAACGGACTTCAGGGGTCCCGAGGGCTTTACGAACCGGTGCATGGGTCGGCTCCCGATATTCAGGGCCAGGGTATTGCCAATCCGATTGGCGCCATCTTATCGGTGGCCTTGATGATGGAATGGAGCTGGGGGGATCGGGAACCGGCCCAATGGATTCGCCAGGCGATTCGCGACACCTTAAAAGAAGGGTACCGAACGCCGGATTTAGGCGGCCACGACACGACAGAAAGCTTTACCGGCCGGGTGCTACAACAAATGGAGCAAATTCATCGGAAGGAGGCCATGTCATCATGA